The Nycticebus coucang isolate mNycCou1 chromosome 5, mNycCou1.pri, whole genome shotgun sequence genome window below encodes:
- the CA14 gene encoding carbonic anhydrase 14 isoform X4 translates to MLFFALLLEVIWILAADGGQHWTYEGPHGQDHWPASYPECGSNAQSPIDIQTDSVTFDPELPPLQPHGYDQPGTEPLDLHNNGHTVQLSLPPTLYLGGLLRKYVAAQLHLHWGQKGSPGGSEHQINSEATPAELHIVHYDSDSYNSLSEAAQSPQGLAVLGILIEVGETKNIAYEHILSHLHEIRHKDQKISVPPFNVKELLPTQLGQFFRYNGSLTTPPCYQSVLWTVFSGRVQISRGQLEMLQETLFSTEEEPSNLLVQNYRAPQPLNQRMVFASFVQVGSLYTTGEMLSLGVGLLAGCLCLLLATYFIARKIWKKRLENQKSVVFTSARATTEA, encoded by the exons GTCAACACTGGACATACGAGG GCCCACATGGTCAGGACCATTGGCCAGCCTCTTACCCTGAGTGTGGAAGCAATGCCCAATCCCCCATTGACATCCAGACAGACAGTGTGACATTTGACCCTGAGTTGCCTCCTCTTCAGCCCCATGGATATGACCAGCCTGGCACAGAGCCTTTGGACCTGCACAATAACGGCCATACAG TGCAACTCTCTCTGCCTCCTACCCTGTATCTGGGTGGACTTCTCCGAAAATATGTAGCTGCCCAACTCCACCTGCACTGGGGTCAGAAAGGATCTCCAGGGGGGTCAGAACACCAGATCAACAGTGAAGCCACACCTGCAGAG cTCCACATCGTACATTATGACTCTGATTCCTATAACAGCTTGAGTGAAGCTGCTCAGAGTCCTCAGGGCCTGGCTGTCCTGGGCATCCTAATTGAG GTGGGTGAGACTAAGAATATAGCATATGAACACATTCTGAGTCACTTGCATGAAATCAGGCATAAAG ATCAGAAGATCTCGGTGCCTCCCTTCAACGTGAAGGAGCTGCTCCCCACACAGCTCGGGCAGTTCTTCCGTTACAATGGCTCGCTCACTACACCCCCCTGCTACCAGAGTGTGCTCTGGACAGTCTTCAGTGGAAGGGTCCAGATTTCAAGGGGGCAG CTGGAAATGCTCCAGGAGACATTGTTCTCCACAGAAGAGGAGCCTTCCAACCTCCTGGTACAGAACTACCGtgcccctcagcctctcaatcAGCGCATGGTCTTTGCTTCTTTTGTCCAAG TGGGATCCTTGTACACCACAG GTGAAATGCTGAGTCTGGGTGTGGGACTCTTGGCTGGCTGTCTCTGCCTTCTGCTAGCCACTTATTTCATCGCTAGAAAGATTTG GAAGAAGAGGCTGGAAAATCAGAAGAGTGTGGTCTTCACCTCAGCACGAGCCACTACTGAGGCATAG
- the CA14 gene encoding carbonic anhydrase 14 isoform X1, protein MLFFALLLEVIWILAADGGQHWTYEGPHGQDHWPASYPECGSNAQSPIDIQTDSVTFDPELPPLQPHGYDQPGTEPLDLHNNGHTVQLSLPPTLYLGGLLRKYVAAQLHLHWGQKGSPGGSEHQINSEATPAELHIVHYDSDSYNSLSEAAQSPQGLAVLGILIEVGETKNIAYEHILSHLHEIRHKDQKISVPPFNVKELLPTQLGQFFRYNGSLTTPPCYQSVLWTVFSGRVQISRGQLEMLQETLFSTEEEPSNLLVQNYRAPQPLNQRMVFASFVQVGSLYTTGRRGWKIRRVWSSPQHEPLLRHRLPLKIPGMCMPSLHAYQGARKSCSRGQTSSFLQTPLTL, encoded by the exons GTCAACACTGGACATACGAGG GCCCACATGGTCAGGACCATTGGCCAGCCTCTTACCCTGAGTGTGGAAGCAATGCCCAATCCCCCATTGACATCCAGACAGACAGTGTGACATTTGACCCTGAGTTGCCTCCTCTTCAGCCCCATGGATATGACCAGCCTGGCACAGAGCCTTTGGACCTGCACAATAACGGCCATACAG TGCAACTCTCTCTGCCTCCTACCCTGTATCTGGGTGGACTTCTCCGAAAATATGTAGCTGCCCAACTCCACCTGCACTGGGGTCAGAAAGGATCTCCAGGGGGGTCAGAACACCAGATCAACAGTGAAGCCACACCTGCAGAG cTCCACATCGTACATTATGACTCTGATTCCTATAACAGCTTGAGTGAAGCTGCTCAGAGTCCTCAGGGCCTGGCTGTCCTGGGCATCCTAATTGAG GTGGGTGAGACTAAGAATATAGCATATGAACACATTCTGAGTCACTTGCATGAAATCAGGCATAAAG ATCAGAAGATCTCGGTGCCTCCCTTCAACGTGAAGGAGCTGCTCCCCACACAGCTCGGGCAGTTCTTCCGTTACAATGGCTCGCTCACTACACCCCCCTGCTACCAGAGTGTGCTCTGGACAGTCTTCAGTGGAAGGGTCCAGATTTCAAGGGGGCAG CTGGAAATGCTCCAGGAGACATTGTTCTCCACAGAAGAGGAGCCTTCCAACCTCCTGGTACAGAACTACCGtgcccctcagcctctcaatcAGCGCATGGTCTTTGCTTCTTTTGTCCAAG TGGGATCCTTGTACACCACAG GAAGAAGAGGCTGGAAAATCAGAAGAGTGTGGTCTTCACCTCAGCACGAGCCACTACTGAGGCATAGACTACCTCTCAAGATACCAGGGATGTGTATGCCTTCCCTTCATGCCTATCAGGGAGCCAGAAAATCCTGTAGTAGAGGGCAGACATCCTCCTTCCTCCAGACACCCCTGACACTATGA
- the CA14 gene encoding carbonic anhydrase 14 isoform X3: protein MLFFALLLEVIWILAADGGQHWTYEGPHGQDHWPASYPECGSNAQSPIDIQTDSVTFDPELPPLQPHGYDQPGTEPLDLHNNGHTVQLSLPPTLYLGGLLRKYVAAQLHLHWGQKGSPGGSEHQINSEATPAELHIVHYDSDSYNSLSEAAQSPQGLAVLGILIEVGETKNIAYEHILSHLHEIRHKDQKISVPPFNVKELLPTQLGQFFRYNGSLTTPPCYQSVLWTVFSGRVQISRGQLEMLQETLFSTEEEPSNLLVQNYRAPQPLNQRMVFASFVQGRRGWKIRRVWSSPQHEPLLRHRLPLKIPGMCMPSLHAYQGARKSCSRGQTSSFLQTPLTL, encoded by the exons GTCAACACTGGACATACGAGG GCCCACATGGTCAGGACCATTGGCCAGCCTCTTACCCTGAGTGTGGAAGCAATGCCCAATCCCCCATTGACATCCAGACAGACAGTGTGACATTTGACCCTGAGTTGCCTCCTCTTCAGCCCCATGGATATGACCAGCCTGGCACAGAGCCTTTGGACCTGCACAATAACGGCCATACAG TGCAACTCTCTCTGCCTCCTACCCTGTATCTGGGTGGACTTCTCCGAAAATATGTAGCTGCCCAACTCCACCTGCACTGGGGTCAGAAAGGATCTCCAGGGGGGTCAGAACACCAGATCAACAGTGAAGCCACACCTGCAGAG cTCCACATCGTACATTATGACTCTGATTCCTATAACAGCTTGAGTGAAGCTGCTCAGAGTCCTCAGGGCCTGGCTGTCCTGGGCATCCTAATTGAG GTGGGTGAGACTAAGAATATAGCATATGAACACATTCTGAGTCACTTGCATGAAATCAGGCATAAAG ATCAGAAGATCTCGGTGCCTCCCTTCAACGTGAAGGAGCTGCTCCCCACACAGCTCGGGCAGTTCTTCCGTTACAATGGCTCGCTCACTACACCCCCCTGCTACCAGAGTGTGCTCTGGACAGTCTTCAGTGGAAGGGTCCAGATTTCAAGGGGGCAG CTGGAAATGCTCCAGGAGACATTGTTCTCCACAGAAGAGGAGCCTTCCAACCTCCTGGTACAGAACTACCGtgcccctcagcctctcaatcAGCGCATGGTCTTTGCTTCTTTTGTCCAAG GAAGAAGAGGCTGGAAAATCAGAAGAGTGTGGTCTTCACCTCAGCACGAGCCACTACTGAGGCATAGACTACCTCTCAAGATACCAGGGATGTGTATGCCTTCCCTTCATGCCTATCAGGGAGCCAGAAAATCCTGTAGTAGAGGGCAGACATCCTCCTTCCTCCAGACACCCCTGACACTATGA
- the CA14 gene encoding carbonic anhydrase 14 isoform X2 → METYLSRIILLVPIFLLLLCNPTSPGPHGQDHWPASYPECGSNAQSPIDIQTDSVTFDPELPPLQPHGYDQPGTEPLDLHNNGHTVQLSLPPTLYLGGLLRKYVAAQLHLHWGQKGSPGGSEHQINSEATPAELHIVHYDSDSYNSLSEAAQSPQGLAVLGILIEVGETKNIAYEHILSHLHEIRHKDQKISVPPFNVKELLPTQLGQFFRYNGSLTTPPCYQSVLWTVFSGRVQISRGQLEMLQETLFSTEEEPSNLLVQNYRAPQPLNQRMVFASFVQVGSLYTTGRRGWKIRRVWSSPQHEPLLRHRLPLKIPGMCMPSLHAYQGARKSCSRGQTSSFLQTPLTL, encoded by the exons ATGGAGACCTATCTCTCTAGGATTATTTTACTTGTTCCCATTTTTCTACTCCTACTCTGTAATCCAACCTCTCCAG GCCCACATGGTCAGGACCATTGGCCAGCCTCTTACCCTGAGTGTGGAAGCAATGCCCAATCCCCCATTGACATCCAGACAGACAGTGTGACATTTGACCCTGAGTTGCCTCCTCTTCAGCCCCATGGATATGACCAGCCTGGCACAGAGCCTTTGGACCTGCACAATAACGGCCATACAG TGCAACTCTCTCTGCCTCCTACCCTGTATCTGGGTGGACTTCTCCGAAAATATGTAGCTGCCCAACTCCACCTGCACTGGGGTCAGAAAGGATCTCCAGGGGGGTCAGAACACCAGATCAACAGTGAAGCCACACCTGCAGAG cTCCACATCGTACATTATGACTCTGATTCCTATAACAGCTTGAGTGAAGCTGCTCAGAGTCCTCAGGGCCTGGCTGTCCTGGGCATCCTAATTGAG GTGGGTGAGACTAAGAATATAGCATATGAACACATTCTGAGTCACTTGCATGAAATCAGGCATAAAG ATCAGAAGATCTCGGTGCCTCCCTTCAACGTGAAGGAGCTGCTCCCCACACAGCTCGGGCAGTTCTTCCGTTACAATGGCTCGCTCACTACACCCCCCTGCTACCAGAGTGTGCTCTGGACAGTCTTCAGTGGAAGGGTCCAGATTTCAAGGGGGCAG CTGGAAATGCTCCAGGAGACATTGTTCTCCACAGAAGAGGAGCCTTCCAACCTCCTGGTACAGAACTACCGtgcccctcagcctctcaatcAGCGCATGGTCTTTGCTTCTTTTGTCCAAG TGGGATCCTTGTACACCACAG GAAGAAGAGGCTGGAAAATCAGAAGAGTGTGGTCTTCACCTCAGCACGAGCCACTACTGAGGCATAGACTACCTCTCAAGATACCAGGGATGTGTATGCCTTCCCTTCATGCCTATCAGGGAGCCAGAAAATCCTGTAGTAGAGGGCAGACATCCTCCTTCCTCCAGACACCCCTGACACTATGA